A genomic window from Sporosarcina sp. Marseille-Q4063 includes:
- a CDS encoding proline/glycine betaine ABC transporter permease, with amino-acid sequence MKEFPDLRIPIGDGVEKFIDFLAANFQAFFDFIFVLTSSSIKGLESALLAVPWWVLIIVVVLLGWYFTNLSGGLLFGFFMFLVGSFDLWAETMTTISIVLISVILSLAIGIPFGVLMAFNNILSVVMRPILDAMQTMPTFVYLIPVIFFFPLGNVPAVIATIIYAMPPVMRLTELAIRNVDKEVVESAQSFGSSTMQMLTKVQLPQALPTIMAGVNQTTMMALAMAVVGSMVGAQGLGERVLYAINRIDISLGFEAGISIVFLAIIIDRITGGIADRLQKQRGNAS; translated from the coding sequence ATGAAAGAATTTCCTGATTTACGTATACCAATAGGTGACGGAGTAGAAAAATTTATCGATTTTTTAGCAGCAAATTTTCAAGCGTTTTTTGATTTCATATTCGTCCTTACATCTTCATCGATTAAAGGATTAGAGTCGGCATTACTGGCAGTTCCTTGGTGGGTACTGATCATTGTAGTAGTTTTATTAGGCTGGTACTTCACAAATTTATCGGGTGGATTACTCTTCGGGTTTTTCATGTTTTTAGTTGGCTCATTTGATTTATGGGCAGAGACGATGACAACTATTTCCATCGTATTAATCTCCGTAATACTCTCTCTAGCAATTGGAATTCCATTTGGTGTATTAATGGCTTTCAATAATATTTTATCAGTCGTCATGCGTCCAATACTTGATGCAATGCAAACGATGCCAACTTTCGTTTACTTAATTCCTGTTATTTTCTTTTTCCCATTAGGTAACGTGCCGGCAGTGATTGCGACGATCATTTATGCAATGCCTCCTGTTATGAGATTGACTGAATTAGCCATTCGAAATGTAGATAAAGAAGTTGTTGAGTCCGCTCAATCATTCGGTTCTTCAACAATGCAAATGCTAACTAAAGTCCAATTGCCGCAAGCGCTTCCAACGATTATGGCGGGCGTTAACCAAACGACTATGATGGCGCTTGCAATGGCGGTTGTAGGTTCTATGGTTGGTGCACAGGGCCTTGGTGAACGGGTCCTGTATGCAATTAACCGTATCGACATTTCATTAGGATTTGAAGCGGGTATTAGTATCGTATTTTTAGCGATAATTATTGACCGGATTACCGGTGGGATTGCAGACCGTCTTCAGAAACAGAGGGGGAATGCATCATGA
- a CDS encoding glycine betaine/L-proline ABC transporter ATP-binding protein, with translation MTIKMKVENISKIFGPRPKRIIPMVEKGESKTDILKKTGHTVGVYNASMDIMEGETFVIMGLSGSGKSTLIRCLNMLNRPTAGSIRVDGEDITKFNSQQLKKYRQEKIAMVFQHFGLFSHRTIISNIEYGLEIKGIDKAERKKIAQHHLELVGLKGWEDKYPDELSGGMQQRVGIARALANDPDILLMDEPFSALDPLIRREMQLELIDLQNRLQKTIVFITHDVNEAFKIGDRVAVMKDGKVEQVGTPEEILEKPANQYISEFIRDIDRSKILQAEHIMIRPHGLLSLKDGLNVAIKTMQENGLSSVFVADRKRHLHGIVTIDDAIEGLKQRKTIEEVMQRDVNTVSPEDYVQDIIPKVLDSKFPIVVVDEEGLIKGIILRVHVLASLIEDNGDDSSEDTDLDKELTEE, from the coding sequence ATGACAATTAAAATGAAGGTAGAAAACATATCTAAAATATTCGGTCCGCGACCAAAGCGAATCATCCCGATGGTTGAAAAAGGCGAGTCAAAAACAGATATTCTAAAGAAAACGGGCCATACCGTAGGGGTGTATAATGCCTCGATGGACATTATGGAAGGCGAAACTTTTGTCATAATGGGCCTTTCCGGTAGTGGTAAATCAACACTAATTCGCTGCCTAAATATGCTGAATCGACCGACGGCAGGCTCAATTCGCGTAGACGGCGAAGACATTACGAAATTCAACTCGCAACAATTAAAGAAATATCGTCAAGAAAAAATTGCGATGGTCTTTCAACATTTCGGATTATTTAGCCATCGTACAATCATTAGCAATATAGAATATGGCCTTGAAATTAAAGGCATTGACAAAGCAGAACGAAAGAAAATCGCCCAACATCATTTGGAGTTAGTCGGTTTAAAAGGTTGGGAAGATAAATATCCTGACGAATTATCCGGCGGGATGCAACAGCGTGTTGGAATTGCGCGGGCCTTGGCAAATGACCCTGATATATTATTAATGGATGAGCCATTTAGCGCGCTTGACCCACTTATCAGACGAGAAATGCAGTTGGAATTGATCGACTTGCAGAACCGCTTGCAAAAAACGATTGTCTTTATTACGCATGATGTGAACGAGGCCTTTAAAATCGGGGATCGTGTAGCTGTCATGAAAGACGGTAAAGTTGAACAAGTCGGAACACCTGAAGAGATATTGGAAAAACCTGCAAATCAATATATCAGCGAGTTTATTCGCGATATTGATCGTTCGAAAATCTTGCAGGCTGAACATATTATGATTCGTCCTCATGGGTTATTGTCACTTAAGGATGGCTTGAACGTGGCAATAAAAACGATGCAAGAAAATGGTCTTTCCAGTGTTTTCGTCGCCGACCGAAAGCGGCACCTCCATGGTATCGTCACGATCGATGATGCGATTGAAGGGTTGAAACAACGTAAAACAATCGAGGAAGTCATGCAGCGTGACGTGAATACAGTGTCGCCGGAAGATTATGTTCAAGATATCATTCCGAAAGTATTGGATTCAAAGTTTCCAATTGTGGTTGTTGATGAAGAAGGGCTTATTAAAGGAATCATTTTAAGAGTCCATGTATTGGCTAGTTTGATAGAAGATAATGGCGATGATTCTAGTGAAGATACAGATTTAGATAAAGAACTTACAGAAGAATAA
- a CDS encoding ABC transporter substrate-binding protein produces MFRNKNKKGFGFVMRKIALLLTVSLVVLLSACGGGGTSKDSIDVIKFADAGWDSIRVHNSIARVIVEEGYGYDTDETNGTSAATFQALEKGDVNVYMEVWTDNLKEIYEKALDKETILSLSTNFDDNSQGLYVPTYVIEGDEERGIEPIAPDLKTVEDLAKYADLFQDPEDSSKGRIIGGPSSWIVSEHLATKVETYGLDETFNYLAPGSDSAIVASLVGAYSKGEPWVGYYWSPTWVTAKYDLTLLEDNPYDEAVWNENKGTEFAPSDVVIAVNKDLATQAEDVVEFLKNYKTSNALTEDMLEYMEETEADADETAKWWMKENEDVWTEWVSDEVAEKVKTAIK; encoded by the coding sequence TTGTTTCGGAATAAAAATAAAAAGGGGTTTGGATTTGTTATGCGCAAAATCGCGCTATTACTCACAGTTAGTTTAGTTGTTCTACTTTCAGCATGTGGTGGAGGGGGAACAAGCAAGGATAGCATTGATGTCATTAAATTTGCTGACGCAGGTTGGGATAGCATCCGAGTACATAATAGTATCGCTCGTGTCATCGTAGAAGAAGGTTATGGCTACGATACTGATGAAACAAATGGAACATCCGCAGCAACGTTTCAAGCACTGGAAAAGGGCGATGTAAACGTTTATATGGAAGTATGGACTGACAATCTGAAAGAGATTTATGAAAAAGCATTGGATAAGGAAACAATTCTTAGTTTATCAACTAACTTCGATGACAATTCCCAGGGGCTATATGTTCCGACGTATGTAATCGAAGGCGATGAAGAAAGAGGTATTGAACCAATCGCTCCAGATCTTAAAACAGTTGAAGATTTAGCGAAGTATGCTGATTTATTTCAAGACCCTGAAGATAGTAGCAAGGGCAGAATAATCGGCGGGCCATCCAGCTGGATCGTCAGTGAACATTTAGCTACGAAAGTTGAAACATACGGATTAGATGAAACGTTCAACTACTTAGCGCCTGGTTCTGACTCGGCGATTGTTGCATCATTAGTCGGCGCCTATTCAAAAGGCGAGCCATGGGTTGGTTACTATTGGTCACCAACATGGGTTACAGCTAAATATGATTTAACACTGCTAGAGGACAACCCATACGACGAGGCTGTCTGGAATGAAAATAAGGGTACAGAATTTGCGCCAAGTGATGTCGTAATTGCGGTAAATAAAGATCTCGCAACACAAGCAGAAGATGTCGTCGAATTTTTAAAGAACTACAAAACTAGTAACGCGTTAACAGAAGATATGCTTGAGTATATGGAAGAAACAGAAGCCGACGCAGACGAAACTGCAAAATGGTGGATGAAAGAGAATGAAGACGTCTGGACGGAATGGGTTTCAGATGAAGTAGCAGAAAAAGTGAAAACAGCAATAAAATAA